A window of Saccharomyces paradoxus chromosome XIII, complete sequence genomic DNA:
GCTAGGCGAGGCTGACTTAGGCAGGCCCAATAGGCAAGGCACACCTACAAAAGTGCACCCATTTGCAGGTGCTCTTATTCTCGCCAAAGCGACAGCAAATGAAGGATGCACTTATACGGTCGATCCCTCGAGGTAGTGTGCCAAGGCTTCGTGCATGTAGTGTGattatacatatatatagcAGGTCATACTTTAAAgctgtttttttcaagcGATGAGCAGGTAGAGACAACGAAGAGGTTCTCAGTGTAAGGAAGGGcaggaaaaaattagaacTAGATGACTAACACTCTGCTCTCTGTAGCCGTTTTGCTTTTCTCAATGCTCTCGCTGGCACAAGCGAAGACGCACACATTTAATTGGACCACTGGCTGGGACTACAGGAACGTCGATGGGCTTAAGAGTCGTCCCGTGATCACTTGTAATGACCAGTTCCCATGGCCAGATATAACGGTCAACAAGGGTGACCGTGTGCAGGTTTACTTGACCAACGGAATGAACAACACTAATACTTCTATGCATTTCCACGGTCTCTTCCAAAACGGGACCGCCTCTATGGATGGTGTGCCCTTCTTGACTCAATGTCCTATTGCTCCAGGAAGTACTATGCTTTACAATTTCACCGTGGACTACAACGTGGGTACTTACTGGTACCATTCGCACACCGACGGTCAATACGAAGACGGGATGAAAGGTCTCTTCATTATCAAAGACGACGATAGTTTCCCCTACGATTACGATGAGGAACTTTCTTTATCGCTTAGTGAGTGGTACCACGACCTGGTCACAGACTTGACGAAGTCGTTTTTGAGTGTTTACAACCCGACAGGTGCTGAGCCAATCCCACAGAACTTGATTGTTAACAACACGATGAATCTGACATGGGAAGTTCAGCCGGATACAACGTACCTTTTGAGAATTGTTAACGTCGGTGGATTCGTGTCTCAGTACTTCTGGATTGAGGACCATGAAATGACCGTGGTCGAGGTCGATGGTATTACTACCGAAAAGAACGTGACAGATATGCTTTACATTACTGTCGCTCAGAGATATACGGTCCTAGTTCACACCAAAAACGACACggacaaaaattttgccaTCATGCAGAAATTCGATGACACCATGTTGGATGTTATTCCAAGTGATTTGCAACTGAACGCAACTTCGTACATGGTCTACAATAAGTCCGCTGCACTGCCCACACAAAATTACGTGGATTCAATTGATGACTACTTGGACGATTTCTATCTACAACCGTATGAGAAACAAGCCATCTATGGTGAGCCAGATCATGTGATTACCGTTGACGTTGTCATGGATAACTTGAAAAACGGTGTGAATTAcgccttcttcaataatatcaCCTATACTGCACCAAAGGTCCCCACCTTAATGACCGTTTTGTCTTCAGGTGATCAAGCGAACAATTCAGAAATTTATGGCTCAAACACACACACTTTTATTTTAGAGAAGGACGAAATCGTCGAGATTGTGCTAAATAACCAGGATACAGGTACCCATCCTTTCCATTTACACGGTCACGCTTTCCAAACCATCCAGAGAGATCGTACATATGACGATGCCTTAGGTGAAGTTCCTCACAGTTTCGACCCGGATAACCACCCTGCCTTCCCAGAATACCCAATGAGAAGAGACACTTTGTACGTCAGACCACAATCCAATTTCGTCATCAGGTTCAAAGCCGATAACCCTGGTGTTTGGTTCTTCCATTGTCATATCGAATGGCATTTGTTACAAGGGTTGGGCCTTGTCCTCGTGGAAGACCCCTTCGGTATCCAAGATGCCCATTCCCAACAAATTAGTGAAAATCATTTAGAAGTTTGCCAGAGTTGCTCTGTTGCTACTGAAGGTAATGCCGCTGCCAATACATTAGATTTGACTGACCTAACTGGTGAGAACGTCCAGCACGCCTTCATTCCTACCGGTTTCACCAAAAAGGGTATTATTGCCATGACATTCTCTTGTTTTGCCGGTATTCTTGGTATTATTACCATTGCGATTTACGGTATGATGGATATGGAAGATGCAACCGAAAAGGTTATTCGAGACTTGCGCGTGGACCCTGAAGTCTTGATAAACGagattgatgaaaatgaagagcATGAGGTAAACGAAGATCGTCACTCCACTGAAAAGCATCAATTCTTAACTAAAGCCAAACGATTCTTCTAATAAAAGGAGACCATGTGTTTTACAATCAactagttttttttttagacAAGGGTTCCAATACATCCGTATGTAAAGTGAATGTCCTTGCCTTAATATTACATAGACATATACTTAATAATTCTACTACGTTTTAAACTTATAAATGCATGAATCTTTTGTTAATCTTGACACTGGATCCCCATGTAAGTCACAATGCCGATACGTGCAACTTTCACTTTTACCTGATTTAAAGGTCCAGTTAGTTTTACTTAAAATCTCTTCTAAACGAAGGGTTGTGACGggttgaaaaaaagtgaaaatgaaaaagtcaTCTCAAATCCATGAATGATATAGCAAACTATCATAGAGGAAATACATTGAgaaagttgaagaaaattaaaatgGCAACAGCAGACATTATATCCCtggtaaaaaataatttacTCTATTTCCAAATGTGGACGGAAGTGGAAGTTTTACCGGACGTTTTACCATGGAAGGGAAACAGCTTGAATTTACTTAGAGGTCGTCCTCCTCACAAGTTGAGCAATGATACAGACacagaagatgaagatagCTCGTCATCGGCACAACCAACAGAGTTTATATTACCTATCAATATGTCACAGTACAGAGAGAATTTCCTCACTTTGGAATGCTTGAGCAAGGTTTTTACCCACTTACGCAGTCCATCTACTGAGAGAGTACTGCTGGCCATAATTAACGATGATGGTACAATTGTTTACTACTTCATTTATAAAGGAGTACGAAAAccgaaaagaaattgaaagagaCAAAATCAAGGacattttttgcattttttgtGTATCTTTATCATATGTATTTACAGGCTAAATTGTATAATGACATCACAGCGTTCCCTTGCTCCTTAAATTGAGGATCTCTTTGCTCCAAGTTATTACTAGACTTATGAATGAATACATCAATTTTGTTAGATGTATTATTCACAAATTCACTTCCAAAAGTTTGTTCCAACTTCGAACGAATGCGCTTCCCATCAGGTAGGCTTAACTGAACGTAAATGTTTGcgaagaaaaggatatCGGGGAAAAGTATTACAGAATCGTCCAGTTTTTTACGGACAGCTAGCCAATTCCTGACGAAATCTTGTAATCTATTATCGAATTGAAGATTGTATTTCACTTGTTGTAGATCTTGCTTGCCCTTAATTTTGTTCTTATGCGCAATTTTGAAAGTCTTCGATTGTGCGAGTTGCGACGCAGACTCCATTGCTTTACTTTCTACAAATTCTTGATCATCCTCAAGGGTCAGGGAGCCTATAATCTCCTGACAATTTTCACGCGCTTGCGATCTCAATTGCAATGGCGTATTGTACCACATAGGAAAATacaataattttgaaaacaatttCTTGGTATATTCATTGTAATTTTTggtgttcaaaaaaagttggTAGTCCGTTAGTCTAGACATTTCgatatcaacaaaattcAATAGGGAATACTCCAGAAGGTGATCCTGCTTTCCAGCAATTGCCATAGTTTCCTCATCATTCGTCCTTTTCTCATATTTGCTAGTATGTCTATTTTTACGTAAAAATTGAACGATATTCACATAGCCAGATACTTTCATCCCATCATCTAAGATCAATACTGGTAGTTTTCCATCAGGCGATAGGTCTGTATTGTTGGAGAATACAACCTGCAATCCCGTAACCATATTCTTTGCCTCTTCTGAAGCACATAACTTGATGAACCATACAAGCGCGATGCTCTCAACTGAAATCAAAGATGCTTTGCCATCCGTTCCCCATAAATGTACACTACCGTTAATCATTACCGACCCAATAGCCTTCTTTTGCATTTATTTGATCATAAATTTTCAGCATTAAATGGTAGCCTTCTGAATAGCTTATTTGTTATTCGATTTTACACACCGTTTAAAATGATGATTATCATGACAAAAATTGTCGATTGAAGTTGCCATATAAtaatcaagaagaaaagagtACCTTGTGTGGTGAAAATATACTCTACGACACGAGAAGAGAGCAAAATAGAGGGTCAAACAAGAGATATGTCTAGCTCTACGACTCCTGACTTATTATATCCCTCTGCGGATAAAGCTGCAGGGTCTAGTGACAATATACATGGAGATGAATTACGACTTAGAGAAAGGATTAAAGACAACCCCACCGATATTTTATCTTATTTCCAACTCATTCAATATTTAGAAACTCAAGAGTCGTACGCTAAAGTGAGAGAAGTATACGAGCAGTTTCATAACACATTCCCGTTTTATTCACCTGCGTGGACTTTACAATTGAAGGGTGAATTGGCAAGAGATGAATTTGAGACGGTTGAGAAGATTCTGGCGCAATGCCTTTCTGGTAAGTTGGAAAATAATGACCTATCTCTTTGGTCAACATATTTGGACTACATACGCAGGAAAAACAACTTAATCACCGGTGGACAAGAAGCGAGAGCCGTTATTGTCAAGGCATTCCAATTAGTTATGCAAAAGTGTGCAATTTTTGAACCCAAGTCATCCTCTTTTTGGAATGAATATCTCAATTTCTTAGAGCAGTGGAAGCCATTCAACAAATGGGAAGAGCAACAACGGATTGACATGCTCAGGGAATTCTACAAGAAAATGTTATGTGTTCCCTTTGATAATTTAGAGAAAATGTGGAATAGATACACTCAATGGGAACAAGAAATAAATTCGCTAACAGCCAGAAAGTTCATTGGTGAATTATCGGCCGAATACATGAAAGCCCGTTCCTTGTACCAAGAATGGCTGAATGTTACTAATGGATTGAAAAGGGCATCCCCAATCAATCTGCGCACAgcaaacaagaaaaacataCCACAATCAGGTACATCAGACTCAAACATTCAGCAGTTACAAATTTGGTTGAATTGGATAAAGTGGGAAAGGGAAAATAAATTAATTCTTAGTGAAGATGTGCTATCACAAAGGATCAATTATGTTTATAAACAAGGTATTCAATACATGATATTTTCTGCTGAAATGTGGTACGATTATTCAATGTATATATCTGAAAATTCGGATCGACAAAATATCTTATATACTGCGTTATTAGCTAATCCCGACTCACCTTCTCTTACATTCAAATTATCCGAATGTTACGAACTGGATAATGATTCTGAAAGTGTTTCTAACTGCTTTGACAGATGTACTCAAACTTTGCTATCGCAATATAAGAAGATTGCTTCCGATATAAATACGAGTGAAGACAATAACACAGGGAATGAACAAGAGATGGTATACAAACAAAGGGAAAAATTAACATTCGTATTTTGCGTGTATATGAATAcgatgaaaagaatatcGGGACTGTCCGCAGCACGTATTGTATTCGGTAAATGTCGTAAACTGAAACGTATATTAACACATGACGTCTACGTGGAAAATGCATACttagaatttcaaaatcaaaatgatTATAAGACAGCTTTTAAGGTTCTAGAACTGGGTTTGAAATACTTCCAAAACGATGGAGTTTATATCAACAAATACTTagattttttaatatttttaaataagGATTCACAGATCAAAACCTTATTTGAAACATCCGTGGAAAAAGTTCAAGATTTAACCCAGTTGAAGGCAatatacaagaaaatgataagtTATGAATCCAAGTTTGGCAACTTAAACAACGTTTATTCTCTGgagaaaagattttttaaaaggTTCccccaagaaaatttaattGAGGCTTTCACAAGCCGTtataaaattcaaaactcAAACctaataaagaaattagaaTTAACCTATATGTATAATGAAGGAGAAGATAGttacttttcttctggAAACAAGAATGGTGATCATGGCTCTTCTAATATGAATTCGTCAGATAGGAAGAGATTAATGGAGGAAACTGGAAACAATGGAAACTTctccaataaaaaattcaagagaGACTCAGAGCTTCCAACAGAAGTCCTTGATTTATTGAGTGTCATACCAAAACGTCAATATTTCAACGCCAATTTGCTTGATGCACAGAAATTGGTTAATTTCTTAAATGATCAAGTAGAGATTCCAACAGTCGACAGCACCAAATCTGGTTAACGATACGTTAATACATAGGtatatatgcatatatatataccaaCCCATCTGGTATAGTGGGGAAGTTCTGTATGATGTAGTCAAATAAAAGCGGCGCGTCAGGGCAGTCAACGTACGttatatataaatgaaaaggtaaaaaatgaattctTTCTAGGAGCTGGCGATAGCCAAACTTCTTCAGAGGGTACGGCAAACGTTACATTTCTGTATTTATGTAATAATGCTCATAAAAGAGAGGTTAAAGAGAATGTATGTGATTCTATGAACGGTAATCACCGTTAATTGTTACATATTCATGTGATAAATCACAAGTCCAAAATTGTGCTGTCTGATCACCGGTGCCTAAGTCGACAGACACttccaaatcattcaaagcCAATATTTCAGAAGCTCTTGCTTCGTCAATCTCTAATTGTGGCACACCATTAACAACGAGCTTCAGCTCACGAGGCTCAGAATTGTCAGTAGCAATAAAGCTAACGTTGATCTTATCGACATCTAGAGATTTCAAGTCATTCAACTTTGCATACCCGATGGCGCATAAGATTCTTCCCCAATTGGCATCTTGCCCATATAATGCAGTTTTGACCAACATA
This region includes:
- the FET3 gene encoding ferroxidase FET3 (Ferro-O2-oxidoreductase~similar to YMR058W), whose translation is MTNTLLSVAVLLFSMLSLAQAKTHTFNWTTGWDYRNVDGLKSRPVITCNDQFPWPDITVNKGDRVQVYLTNGMNNTNTSMHFHGLFQNGTASMDGVPFLTQCPIAPGSTMLYNFTVDYNVGTYWYHSHTDGQYEDGMKGLFIIKDDDSFPYDYDEELSLSLSEWYHDLVTDLTKSFLSVYNPTGAEPIPQNLIVNNTMNLTWEVQPDTTYLLRIVNVGGFVSQYFWIEDHEMTVVEVDGITTEKNVTDMLYITVAQRYTVLVHTKNDTDKNFAIMQKFDDTMLDVIPSDLQLNATSYMVYNKSAALPTQNYVDSIDDYLDDFYLQPYEKQAIYGEPDHVITVDVVMDNLKNGVNYAFFNNITYTAPKVPTLMTVLSSGDQANNSEIYGSNTHTFILEKDEIVEIVLNNQDTGTHPFHLHGHAFQTIQRDRTYDDALGEVPHSFDPDNHPAFPEYPMRRDTLYVRPQSNFVIRFKADNPGVWFFHCHIEWHLLQGLGLVLVEDPFGIQDAHSQQISENHLEVCQSCSVATEGNAAANTLDLTDLTGENVQHAFIPTGFTKKGIIAMTFSCFAGILGIITIAIYGMMDMEDATEKVIRDLRVDPEVLINEIDENEEHEVNEDRHSTEKHQFLTKAKRFF
- the SEN15 gene encoding Sen15p (Subunit of the tRNA splicing endonuclease~similar to YMR059W) — encoded protein: MNDIANYHRGNTLRKLKKIKMATADIISLVKNNLLYFQMWTEVEVLPDVLPWKGNSLNLLRGRPPHKLSNDTDTEDEDSSSSAQPTEFILPINMSQYRENFLTLECLSKVFTHLRSPSTERVLLAIINDDGTIVYYFIYKGVRKPKRN
- the SAM37 gene encoding SAM complex subunit SAM37 (Component of the Sorting and Assembly Machinery (SAM) complex~similar to YMR060C), translating into MQKKAIGSVMINGSVHLWGTDGKASLISVESIALVWFIKLCASEEAKNMVTGLQVVFSNNTDLSPDGKLPVLILDDGMKVSGYVNIVQFLRKNRHTSKYEKRTNDEETMAIAGKQDHLLEYSLLNFVDIEMSRLTDYQLFLNTKNYNEYTKKLFSKLLYFPMWYNTPLQLRSQARENCQEIIGSLTLEDDQEFVESKAMESASQLAQSKTFKIAHKNKIKGKQDLQQVKYNLQFDNRLQDFVRNWLAVRKKLDDSVILFPDILFFANIYVQLSLPDGKRIRSKLEQTFGSEFVNNTSNKIDVFIHKSSNNLEQRDPQFKEQGNAVMSLYNLACKYI
- the RNA14 gene encoding cleavage polyadenylation factor subunit RNA14 (Component of the cleavage and polyadenylation factor I (CF I)~similar to YMR061W), translating into MSSSTTPDLLYPSADKAAGSSDNIHGDELRLRERIKDNPTDILSYFQLIQYLETQESYAKVREVYEQFHNTFPFYSPAWTLQLKGELARDEFETVEKILAQCLSGKLENNDLSLWSTYLDYIRRKNNLITGGQEARAVIVKAFQLVMQKCAIFEPKSSSFWNEYLNFLEQWKPFNKWEEQQRIDMLREFYKKMLCVPFDNLEKMWNRYTQWEQEINSLTARKFIGELSAEYMKARSLYQEWLNVTNGLKRASPINLRTANKKNIPQSGTSDSNIQQLQIWLNWIKWERENKLILSEDVLSQRINYVYKQGIQYMIFSAEMWYDYSMYISENSDRQNILYTALLANPDSPSLTFKLSECYELDNDSESVSNCFDRCTQTLLSQYKKIASDINTSEDNNTGNEQEMVYKQREKLTFVFCVYMNTMKRISGLSAARIVFGKCRKLKRILTHDVYVENAYLEFQNQNDYKTAFKVLELGLKYFQNDGVYINKYLDFLIFLNKDSQIKTLFETSVEKVQDLTQLKAIYKKMISYESKFGNLNNVYSLEKRFFKRFPQENLIEAFTSRYKIQNSNLIKKLELTYMYNEGEDSYFSSGNKNGDHGSSNMNSSDRKRLMEETGNNGNFSNKKFKRDSELPTEVLDLLSVIPKRQYFNANLLDAQKLVNFLNDQVEIPTVDSTKSG